The genomic region TCAGGGTCGTCTCACTGGCAGACATATTGAGCGACGCAGGCTACAATACCTATATAACAGGCAAGTGGCATCTGGGTATGGATGTTGATAACGGGCCTGTGGCAAGGGGTTTCAGGCGCGCATTTATCTCGCTTGACGGTGCCGCCCACCTTGGAAAATGGGACTGGCGCGGGCCTCAACCCGCCGATTACAGAGATGGCGAAACACTGATACAGGTTGATGATGACTTTTACAGCACCCGTGTATACACAGATAAGATGATAGAGTACATAGAGAATGACCGTAAAGAAAATAAACCCTTTTTTGCATATCTTGCCTATACGGCACCGCACTGGCCTTTACAGGCGCCTGATGAATCCATTGCACGGTTCAAGGGGAAATATGACAGGGGGTATCAGGCACTATATGAGGAGAGATTTAACCGCCTTAAAGAGATGGGGCTAATAAAACTTGATGCAAAACCGATCAGTAATGATCGCTTTCAGCCGGCATGGGATGCGCTCAGCGATGAAGAAAAAAAGATAGAGACGCGAAAGATGGAAATATATGCGGCCATGGTCAGCGACCTTGATACATACATTGGCAAATTTATTGACTATTTAAAAAGTATCAATGAATACGATAATACCTTTATCATGTTCATGTCAGATAATGGCGCAGAATCGAGTAGAATGGACCTGGCGCCGTTTATAGCAGATCATGTTGGCAAAGAATATGACCACAGCCTTGAAAACCTCGGGCGAGGAAATACCTATGTAATGTATGGCAAAAACTGGGCCAGTGTATCTGCAACCCCATTTTTCAGGCACAAGGCAACCGGATTTGAAGGTGGCATCCATGTTCCCGCCTTTGTGAATTACCCGAAAATGGTTAAAGCAGGCACCAGCAGTAACGGGTTGGGGCATGTCATGGATGTGTATCCCACATTACTGGAGCTTGCAAAAGCAAAGCACCCGGGAACAAGCTACAGGGGGCAGGAGGTGTTGCCTGTTAAAGGTAAATCCCTGATCCCTCTTATTACAGGACAGGCAGATGAAATTCATGAAAAAAACAATATCCAGGGTTGGGAACTGCACGGACACAGAGGCATCAGACATGGTGTCTGGAAGCTTGTATGGGATCAGGCCCCACCTGAAAATGACAGAAGATGGAACTTATACAACCTGGCAGAAGACCCTTTTGAACAGAATGACTTAAGCGAAACCATGCCGGAAAAATATAAAGAGATGATCGCCAACTGGGATGTGTACGCTCAGGAAAACGAGGTTATATATTAGGATATTTATCTGGTTCCAACGGTCTCCGTTGGAACCTCTCTTTTATTAATGTCCAGCCTTCAGGGTTTTAAAAATACTTACCATCGCATTAAACAGATACTCTAATCTCAATTGGCTTCCTTTTCTATATGAATACCGGAGCCTTTTTCATGCCTTTTTAAGGGCTGTAAAGGTCCCCAGGCTGTTGCCTCCGGCAAATGCCAGGATATTCATCATTCCGTTGCTGGCGCTATCCTGCAGGATCATGGTCAGAAGCACAAAATTGACTACTGTAATGATCCCGCTCAGAAGCGTGGCCGCTGCGATTTTTTTTTCAGTTATAAATCTGGTGTATTTGGTGACTAAAAGATCAACGATAAATCCTGCCACAAAAATGATTATAATTTTCCAGACCATGGGTCACCTCCTTCCTGTGAGATTTGATGGAGCGCGATCTTGACCGAACCGGCAGACACCTGCCAGATCCCGGATATCAGGGACAAATATATCTCTGTCCGGACCTGTGACCTGAAAGGCGTTCAGCTTAAGGATGAATTGGCTTAAAAATTATTAGAGGTAAAGATTCATGATTAGGAAAAGAAAAGAGATCGAGGTGAATCTTAATCAGCCAAAGCCCGACGGAGGTTGATCGTTTAAATCCATAAAATTCTCCATTTTTAAATGAATAATAAGCCTTCAAAGGCATTTTTGCGTCTAATATAATATTAAACGCCTGGGATGTCAAGATTTAGCCAAAAACAGGCTAATACCGATTTTTTATTTATCTGTTTTATATATCCTGTAAAACTCCGGGCATTCGGTCAGGGGTATTTTTTTACTCAAATCCCTGTTTTTAAGCCCCGGAAAATCTGCGCCATAACGATATGACCTGTGGATCATGTTGTTCATCATATTGGGCATATCACCATCTTCAGCATAACATTTGAGTTCCTTACCAAATACAGGGCTTACATAATCCCATACTACCTTCTTGTCTTCTGTCACCTCAAACAGGTGGCCGCTGTTGGTGGATGTAACATGTATGTTGCCGTTGGGAAGCATCTGCACATAACCCTGGCGAAATGAATAAAAGCTTTGGGATGTTATGGGGTGATACTCCCAAACAACCTGATTTGTCTTCCTGTCTACTATTACAATGGCTGAGCGGTTACCCTCAGCACGCTCAGAACCATTGTCAAATATCATAAAGCGGTCTTTACCTATATAAGAAACCCCGTGAGAGCCAAACACCTTCTGGTCGCCATTGTCGTACCATGAAGGTTTCTTGCCCTGACCATAGGCGCTGGGGTTTCCCCACCTGTAAACTATCCTGCCTGTTTTATGATCAACAAGATAAAACTCGCTCAGGTTTCTTGAATTTAAAAGCACCATATCCATTTCAGGTATGTACTCAACCACATTAAAATGGCTCCAGTCAAAGCCCGCATAATTGGGGCCTAGCTTTTCCGGGAGTACATAGTTTATATCAAGCTGGTGCGGGCCTGTTCCAATATGATCCCAGACATGCCATTCCCATATGATCTTGCCGTTCTTATCCACCTCACGCACAAAATCCATCCAGAATTCATTGTGATACTGGCCCATATCGTGGACCTCAAGGGGTATTGTTTTCGGGTCCCGCCCTTTTGCAATGGCTTCATCAATACTCTTTGCCTCCCAGCCAAGTATCAGGGTGTTACCGTTTGGCATGCGGTCAAAACAGTGATGCTGAATCTCTCTGGCGCTGTTCATCTTATATTCCCACACCACCCTGCCGTCCCAGTCTATCTCCTGAACAATGCCCCCTGCCCCGC from Desulfatiglans sp. harbors:
- a CDS encoding arylsulfatase — protein: QTCSPTRSMLMSGTDNHLAGVGVMGGPSREEHKDKPGYVGYLNFRVVSLADILSDAGYNTYITGKWHLGMDVDNGPVARGFRRAFISLDGAAHLGKWDWRGPQPADYRDGETLIQVDDDFYSTRVYTDKMIEYIENDRKENKPFFAYLAYTAPHWPLQAPDESIARFKGKYDRGYQALYEERFNRLKEMGLIKLDAKPISNDRFQPAWDALSDEEKKIETRKMEIYAAMVSDLDTYIGKFIDYLKSINEYDNTFIMFMSDNGAESSRMDLAPFIADHVGKEYDHSLENLGRGNTYVMYGKNWASVSATPFFRHKATGFEGGIHVPAFVNYPKMVKAGTSSNGLGHVMDVYPTLLELAKAKHPGTSYRGQEVLPVKGKSLIPLITGQADEIHEKNNIQGWELHGHRGIRHGVWKLVWDQAPPENDRRWNLYNLAEDPFEQNDLSETMPEKYKEMIANWDVYAQENEVIY